AGAAGGTCCGCGAGGCGGCCGCCCGGATGAAGTGCAGTAACAACCTCAAGCAGCTCGGCATCGCGCTGCACAACTACCACTCGGCCTACAACCAGTTCCCCCCGCCCGGAAGAGCCTCGGCAACACGGAAGGGTCGTCGATCGCGACCTACCCGCCCGACCCGATTCTCTACAACATGCACGGCCTCGTCATCCTCCTGCCGTACATGGAGCAGAACGCCTTGTACCAGAAGTGGAACATGAGCGGGGCGTCCGGCAACTTCCTGGGCAGCGCCCACGGCTACTCGATCGGAAGTTCGACCCTGGCCTCGCCGGACGCGGTCGCCAGCGGCAACGCGGCCCTGTCCGCGACGCTGATCTCCACCTTCATCTGCCCGTCCGACCCCGGCCCGCAGACCATCTCGCCGTCGTCGTACTACAGCCCGGACCTGGGCTCGACCGGGATCATCGCCACCAAGACCAGCTACGACTTCGTGACCGCGTGCGCGGGCGTCGCGTACTACAACTACTGGGCGAAATCGAGCACCGGCACCCGGTACGCGTTCGGCGAGAACAGCACCACGCGGGTGACGGACATCACCGACGGCTCCAGCAACACCCTGGCAATGGGGGAGCAGACGCTGGCCCTGTACAACGGCACCACCTCCAGCTGGGCGTACGCCGGGTGGGTGTCGGTCGGCATCGACCCCGTCGGGGCGTGGAACACCACTTACCCGGCCCAAGGGCTCAACATCTGGAATTACAACG
The Fimbriiglobus ruber genome window above contains:
- a CDS encoding DUF1559 domain-containing protein, encoding MHGLVILLPYMEQNALYQKWNMSGASGNFLGSAHGYSIGSSTLASPDAVASGNAALSATLISTFICPSDPGPQTISPSSYYSPDLGSTGIIATKTSYDFVTACAGVAYYNYWAKSSTGTRYAFGENSTTRVTDITDGSSNTLAMGEQTLALYNGTTSSWAYAGWVSVGIDPVGAWNTTYPAQGLNIWNYNGTQNPVGTRASWYNAASLHTGGANFVFADGSVHFINQSIDIPSLTYLCRSADGMVIPNPPQ